ttataatcatttaaaaatcaattcctactgtattaaaaaagaaacacagaaaatttttaatagaaaatttattaaactcattaaaTATCTCATATAAAAAGTTAATGACTATCCATAAATTGTATATCTGAAAGTAATAAAACTGTATTTGGCAATGGTCTTGGCTGTGGACTCAGAACTGTAAATGTTTGTCTGTCAACATCAACATTGGTTCTataaacaaaacaaaaataaattatatagttatataactcatataaattattttcacttAAAGCATTCTACTTATAATAATTCTTACACGCAGACAAATCCAGCCACATTAGTTTGCACTACATCATCTTCTGGTGAATCAGCAAATGAAACAGATAATAAATGATGAAGAAGATTTGGTCCAGGTGTAACAGCtactaattttgttaaattatcTTCTGCCTTCATTCCAAGAGGCATACAAGATGCGGGAAGCACTGGAGCTCCAATTTTGTATAATCTAGCTTCACTCCATTTCACTTCAAAACTGTGTGGATAAAGTGGTGTCCTAGAACCATAGAAATATTCCCTGACACCTTGATCTCTGGCTTCTGTCCTTTGAGTTTGACTTCTTTCCACAACTCCACCACTTTTTGGAAGGAATACAACTTTAACAAAGTCTGGCATATCTCTAACAAGTTCATTGTACAATCTTTCCTGATCCAATACCAGAATTGCATCTACTTCAAAAGCCTGAGCAGCATGTGTCAACAATTTATATCCATCTCCTTTTACCCAACCACATGTGTTTATTACTATTCCTGAAACTCTGGCTTTTTTATTTGCTTGAAGTCTATCAGAACAGACTTCTGCAAGGCGCGTTACAAGAAGATTATAAAGAGCAACATTAGCTTGTGGAGTTTTATGTCCAAAGTGAAAGACTAATGGTGCCTGCTGACTGAAACCATCAACTACATTTGATGGACGTTCAACTAATAGTGCTCCAACAGTACCTGGTATTGCTATGTGACCTTGACCAACATCCAAGTCTACAAAAATTGGCCTACGACCCATCCTAactgcataatttaataaaagtcTACAAAGAGTTGATTTTCCTACATCACAAGGACCAACAACCATTGTTATGGGACCCCTAGTGTCTTCTTTCTCTGCAGCTTCTCTGAGTCTTTCCATTGCAGcatgacaatttaaataaagacCCATTGGGGTCTCTTTGGCTACATAACTAACGTCAGTTTTTCCAACTAACTCTACTGTACAACCTTGCCAAGTAAATACAGCTACTTTAGCACCAGcagtaaattcatattttttgcCTTTCACTAATTCTGTACCAAAAACTTCAGCTAATCCACTCTTCAActaaaaagaagattaatatAATGTtatgatatatttacaaaagATGGAGATGAAATTAAATACACGATggaaataaacaatataatataatataatacaaagtACACGAAAGATATAATACATACCTCTAGCgaaactttttcattttttgtttcaacttcaaATCGTAATTCACAATCTGGATCTAATTTAAACTCCTGTGTTTGCGTTTTTTCGTCTGTCATTTTGTGAACATAAATTATATTCAACTATTACATGCCTTTATATCATGTTTACTCTAACCTCTATATTAACATTTGGCAATGTCTTCAACACTTAAATATAGTACTAAAAATGAATAGTACTAGGGatggagaaatattttatagtgTATTATATAACTATTTATAATGATCGATTAGtttgaataatttgaatttaaacaattttttatttaataaaattggaACAAAATTACTAATTTCTAGAAACCCTAACCGCCAACCTATGATGTTATTGTGACGGTATAAAATTGCTGTGCGCAACTTCAATCGAACTGAAGATGTTCC
This genomic stretch from Bombus vancouverensis nearcticus chromosome 16, iyBomVanc1_principal, whole genome shotgun sequence harbors:
- the cbc gene encoding protein CLP1 homolog, with product MTDEKTQTQEFKLDPDCELRFEVETKNEKVSLELKSGLAEVFGTELVKGKKYEFTAGAKVAVFTWQGCTVELVGKTDVSYVAKETPMGLYLNCHAAMERLREAAEKEDTRGPITMVVGPCDVGKSTLCRLLLNYAVRMGRRPIFVDLDVGQGHIAIPGTVGALLVERPSNVVDGFSQQAPLVFHFGHKTPQANVALYNLLVTRLAEVCSDRLQANKKARVSGIVINTCGWVKGDGYKLLTHAAQAFEVDAILVLDQERLYNELVRDMPDFVKVVFLPKSGGVVERSQTQRTEARDQGVREYFYGSRTPLYPHSFEVKWSEARLYKIGAPVLPASCMPLGMKAEDNLTKLVAVTPGPNLLHHLLSVSFADSPEDDVVQTNVAGFVCVTNVDVDRQTFTVLSPQPRPLPNTVLLLSDIQFMDSH